A part of Maridesulfovibrio hydrothermalis AM13 = DSM 14728 genomic DNA contains:
- the rplN gene encoding 50S ribosomal protein L14, with amino-acid sequence MIQVESQLDVADNSGAKKVSCIKVLGGSKRRYASVGDIIVVSVKEAMPHSKVKKGAVMKAVVVRTRKEIGRPDGSYIKFDNNSAVLLNNTMEPVGTRIFGPVARELRACGFMKIVSLAPEVL; translated from the coding sequence ATGATTCAGGTAGAATCCCAACTTGACGTAGCAGATAACTCTGGTGCCAAAAAGGTTTCCTGCATCAAGGTCCTTGGCGGTTCCAAGAGACGCTACGCCAGTGTCGGAGACATTATTGTAGTTTCCGTAAAGGAAGCGATGCCCCATTCCAAAGTGAAGAAGGGCGCTGTGATGAAGGCGGTTGTGGTACGTACCAGAAAAGAAATTGGTCGTCCTGACGGTTCTTACATCAAGTTCGACAATAACTCTGCCGTTCTTCTGAACAACACAATGGAACCAGTAGGGACTCGTATTTTCGGTCCCGTTGCTAGAGAGCTTAGAGCCTGCGGGTTCATGAAGATCGTTTCTCTGGCTCCTGAAGTTCTGTAA
- the rplC gene encoding 50S ribosomal protein L3 encodes MAKTIGLLGKKLGMTRVFADDGSIVPVTVLEVGPCPVIQVKTEDKEGYNAIQIGYDTLPERKVNKPSKGHQEKAGKGYFRHLREFPLESVTDYELGQEISVDIFTAGEKVKVTGTSKGKGFQGVMKRWNFAGSRASHGAEKVHRSPGSIGHATFPGKVFKGKKMPGQMGNERVTVSNIEVVDVRTEENVLVVKGQVPGPKNGLVMIRKTS; translated from the coding sequence ATGGCAAAAACTATCGGTTTACTCGGTAAAAAATTAGGCATGACCCGCGTGTTCGCTGATGATGGTAGTATAGTACCTGTCACCGTTCTCGAAGTAGGTCCTTGCCCTGTCATTCAGGTTAAGACTGAAGACAAGGAAGGCTACAACGCCATCCAGATCGGTTATGACACACTGCCTGAGCGCAAAGTGAACAAGCCCTCCAAAGGTCATCAGGAAAAAGCCGGTAAAGGCTATTTCCGTCACCTTCGTGAGTTCCCACTTGAGTCCGTAACTGACTATGAACTTGGCCAGGAAATCTCTGTTGATATCTTTACCGCAGGTGAAAAGGTTAAAGTAACCGGCACCTCCAAAGGTAAGGGTTTTCAGGGAGTCATGAAGCGCTGGAACTTTGCTGGTTCCAGAGCGTCTCACGGTGCTGAAAAGGTACACCGTTCTCCTGGTTCAATCGGCCACGCTACTTTCCCTGGTAAAGTCTTTAAGGGTAAAAAAATGCCCGGTCAGATGGGTAACGAGCGGGTAACAGTTTCCAACATTGAAGTTGTAGACGTTCGCACCGAGGAAAACGTTCTCGTGGTCAAGGGACAAGTTCCCGGCCCCAAGAATGGCTTGGTGATGATCCGCAAGACCAGCTAG
- the rpmC gene encoding 50S ribosomal protein L29, which translates to MKAKELRELDNAALEEKLAEFRKELFNLRFQHATAQLENTQRLSDVKKDIAKILTVQREKELGA; encoded by the coding sequence ATGAAAGCCAAAGAACTTCGTGAACTTGACAACGCTGCTCTGGAAGAAAAGCTTGCGGAATTCCGCAAGGAACTTTTCAACCTCCGTTTTCAGCATGCCACTGCGCAGCTTGAAAACACTCAGAGACTCAGCGATGTTAAAAAAGACATTGCTAAAATCCTGACCGTGCAGCGCGAGAAGGAACTGGGAGCATAA
- the rplV gene encoding 50S ribosomal protein L22, with protein MEARAIAKYMRISPRKVRLVAENIKGKPVEEALNILKFTPKKGAEMLSKVLYSAVANAEQIPGVDVDSLRVDTVKIDGGPTWKRIQPRAMGRAYRILKRTSHITVVVKES; from the coding sequence ATGGAAGCTAGAGCTATTGCAAAATATATGCGCATTTCTCCGCGAAAAGTGCGCTTGGTAGCGGAAAACATCAAGGGAAAGCCTGTTGAGGAAGCTCTCAACATACTGAAGTTCACACCCAAAAAGGGTGCTGAAATGCTCAGTAAAGTGCTTTATTCTGCTGTTGCTAATGCAGAGCAGATTCCCGGTGTGGATGTTGACTCACTTCGTGTAGACACTGTCAAAATCGACGGTGGACCTACTTGGAAGAGGATTCAGCCTAGGGCTATGGGACGTGCTTACAGAATTCTGAAGCGCACGAGCCATATAACTGTCGTAGTAAAAGAATCATAG
- the rplX gene encoding 50S ribosomal protein L24, whose amino-acid sequence MNKIHVDDKIMVIAGKDKGKIGKVLKINRKKDEVLVEQVNMVSRHTKPNPYANQPGGIVEKEAPVHISNIQVVCPACTKATRVGIRETEDGKNIRFCKKCNEIID is encoded by the coding sequence ATGAACAAGATACATGTTGATGACAAGATTATGGTCATCGCCGGCAAGGATAAGGGGAAGATCGGCAAGGTCCTTAAGATCAACCGCAAGAAGGACGAAGTCCTCGTGGAGCAGGTTAATATGGTATCAAGGCACACAAAGCCTAATCCATACGCAAATCAGCCCGGCGGAATTGTTGAGAAAGAAGCCCCTGTTCACATTTCTAACATTCAGGTTGTGTGCCCCGCTTGCACAAAAGCAACCAGAGTTGGAATACGTGAGACCGAAGACGGAAAAAACATCCGTTTTTGTAAAAAATGTAACGAAATCATCGACTAG
- a CDS encoding type Z 30S ribosomal protein S14, which produces MARTALKVKAKRKPKFKVREYNRCPICGRPRAFLRKYGICRICFREKALAGELPGVRKASW; this is translated from the coding sequence TTGGCTAGGACAGCTTTAAAAGTTAAGGCAAAACGTAAGCCTAAGTTCAAGGTGCGTGAATATAATAGATGTCCCATCTGCGGACGTCCTCGTGCATTCCTGCGTAAATATGGCATATGCCGTATCTGCTTCAGGGAAAAGGCCCTTGCGGGTGAACTTCCCGGCGTGCGTAAAGCAAGCTGGTAA
- the rplB gene encoding 50S ribosomal protein L2, producing MATRKLKPTSPGRRFQTISTFEEITKSTPEKSLTKGLTKKAGRNNNGRITSRRRGGGTKRLYRTIDFKRNKVEIPATVASIEYDPNRSARIALLNYADGDKRYILAPVGLNKGDKILAGEKADIKPGNALLLKNIPVGTIVHNIELYPGKGGQFCRAAGTYAQLIAKEGKHALLRMPSGEVRKVLATCCATVGQVGNIHHENITIGKAGRNRWLGRRPKVRGVAMNPIDHPLGGGEGRSSGGRHPCSPWGMPAKGYKTRNKKKPSSKLIVKRRGQK from the coding sequence ATGGCTACTCGTAAGTTGAAGCCGACTTCTCCAGGTCGCCGGTTCCAGACGATCTCCACTTTTGAGGAGATCACCAAGTCTACACCGGAAAAATCCCTTACTAAGGGACTGACTAAGAAGGCCGGTAGAAATAACAACGGTAGGATCACTTCACGTCGTCGTGGTGGCGGTACTAAACGTCTGTACCGTACTATCGACTTTAAGCGTAATAAAGTTGAAATCCCCGCAACCGTTGCATCAATTGAATATGATCCTAACAGAAGTGCACGCATCGCTCTGCTGAACTATGCAGACGGCGATAAGCGTTATATACTTGCTCCTGTTGGACTCAACAAGGGTGACAAAATTCTTGCTGGAGAAAAAGCCGATATTAAACCCGGTAATGCTCTCCTGCTCAAGAATATCCCTGTTGGTACTATTGTTCACAATATAGAATTGTATCCCGGTAAGGGTGGACAGTTTTGCCGCGCAGCCGGTACTTATGCACAGCTTATTGCAAAAGAAGGCAAACATGCTCTTCTTCGCATGCCTTCCGGTGAAGTCCGCAAGGTGCTTGCAACTTGTTGTGCAACTGTTGGACAGGTTGGTAATATCCACCATGAAAACATTACCATTGGTAAGGCCGGACGTAACCGTTGGCTTGGTCGTAGACCGAAAGTCAGAGGTGTTGCAATGAACCCAATCGATCACCCACTTGGTGGTGGTGAAGGTCGCAGCTCCGGTGGTAGACACCCCTGTTCTCCTTGGGGCATGCCTGCCAAGGGATACAAGACCCGCAATAAGAAGAAACCTTCTTCCAAGCTCATCGTTAAACGCCGCGGGCAGAAGTAG
- the rplE gene encoding 50S ribosomal protein L5, protein MTRLEKIYTDKVAPTLNKEFGYKSTMEIPGIKAISLNIGLGEASQNAKLIDGAVAELTAIAGQKAVVTRAKKSIAAFKLREGMPVGSRVTLRRDIMWDFLDKLVSFALPRVRDFRGIPDKGFDGRGNFTLGIKELTIFPEIQLDKIEITKGMNVTIVTSANTDKEGKMLLELLGMPFKK, encoded by the coding sequence ATGACACGTCTCGAAAAAATATATACGGACAAGGTCGCCCCGACTCTTAATAAAGAATTCGGGTACAAGAGTACGATGGAGATTCCTGGTATTAAGGCAATCTCTCTTAACATCGGACTCGGTGAAGCAAGCCAGAACGCAAAGCTCATTGATGGCGCTGTAGCTGAACTTACTGCAATAGCAGGTCAGAAAGCAGTTGTCACAAGAGCGAAAAAGTCAATTGCAGCTTTTAAGCTGCGCGAAGGAATGCCTGTAGGTTCCCGTGTAACTCTTCGCAGAGATATCATGTGGGACTTCTTAGATAAGCTTGTTAGCTTTGCACTCCCTCGCGTCCGTGACTTTCGCGGTATTCCTGACAAAGGCTTCGATGGGCGCGGTAACTTCACTTTGGGAATCAAGGAATTGACTATCTTTCCTGAGATTCAGCTCGACAAGATCGAGATCACCAAAGGGATGAACGTGACTATCGTCACCTCCGCTAACACTGATAAAGAAGGCAAGATGCTCTTAGAGCTTCTTGGAATGCCCTTCAAGAAATAG
- the rpsG gene encoding 30S ribosomal protein S7, translated as MPRKGPVPKRQILPDPVYGSQLATKFMNRLMFDGKKSVSENIFYQALEFLGEKTQEDPIKAFEKAVENVKPHVEVKSRRVGGATYQVPVEVRPERQGSLAIRWLINFARSRGEKGMVARLSGEFLDAYNKRGGAVKKKEDTHRMAEANKAFAHYRW; from the coding sequence CCAAAAGACAGATTCTTCCTGATCCGGTATACGGCAGTCAGCTTGCGACTAAGTTCATGAACAGACTCATGTTCGATGGCAAGAAGAGTGTTTCCGAAAATATATTTTATCAAGCTCTTGAATTCCTCGGTGAAAAAACTCAGGAAGATCCTATCAAGGCTTTTGAAAAGGCTGTGGAAAATGTAAAACCCCACGTTGAAGTCAAATCCCGTAGAGTAGGTGGTGCTACTTATCAGGTTCCGGTTGAAGTCCGTCCTGAACGTCAGGGTTCCTTGGCTATCAGATGGCTGATCAATTTTGCTCGGTCCAGAGGGGAGAAGGGCATGGTCGCCCGACTTAGCGGTGAATTCCTCGATGCTTACAATAAGCGTGGCGGTGCTGTTAAGAAAAAGGAAGACACCCATCGTATGGCCGAAGCCAATAAGGCTTTCGCTCACTACCGTTGGTAA
- the rplW gene encoding 50S ribosomal protein L23: MDYTQILIKPVISEKATDIKETANQVTFYVLPSANKTEVKKAVESAFDVKVDSVRIVRKRPGLRRKFGRVVGKQSGYKKAYVKLLAGEKIEFFEGV, translated from the coding sequence ATGGACTATACTCAGATTCTTATCAAACCGGTCATTTCGGAAAAGGCCACTGACATTAAGGAAACCGCTAATCAGGTTACCTTTTATGTGCTGCCTTCTGCCAACAAGACTGAAGTCAAAAAAGCTGTTGAATCTGCTTTTGACGTAAAGGTTGATTCCGTGCGTATCGTAAGGAAAAGACCCGGTCTTCGCAGAAAGTTCGGCCGTGTTGTCGGCAAGCAGTCCGGCTACAAGAAAGCTTATGTTAAGCTTTTGGCGGGCGAGAAAATCGAATTCTTCGAAGGAGTTTAA
- the rpsS gene encoding 30S ribosomal protein S19 produces MPRSLKKGPFIDDHLLKKVVKAQDSGDRKVIQTWSRRSTIIPEMVGLTFAVHNGRKFIPVFVTENMVGHKLGEFSPTRTYYGHAADKKSKAKR; encoded by the coding sequence ATGCCAAGATCACTGAAAAAAGGCCCGTTTATTGACGATCATCTGCTTAAAAAGGTCGTAAAAGCACAGGACTCTGGAGACCGCAAGGTTATTCAGACATGGTCCCGTCGCTCAACTATCATTCCAGAAATGGTAGGTTTGACCTTCGCAGTACATAATGGCCGTAAGTTTATTCCTGTCTTCGTGACTGAGAACATGGTTGGACACAAGCTGGGTGAATTTTCTCCCACTCGTACTTACTATGGTCATGCCGCAGACAAGAAAAGCAAGGCTAAACGCTAG
- the fusA gene encoding elongation factor G — translation MPRKVSRDKQRNIGIMAHIDAGKTTTTERILFYTGVSHKIGEVHDGEATMDWMVQEQERGITITSAATTCYWKDHRINIIDTPGHVDFTMEVERALRVLDGAVAVFDAVAGVEPQSETVWRQADRYNVPRMAFINKMDRTGADFFRCVEMLKDRLGAKAVPLQIPLGAEDEYKGAIDLVTGKAFTYTDVMGKDYSVEEIPAEYQDKYEEMRLELIEAIAEENEELLDKYLGGEELTVEEIVKGIRTATINLTICPVLCGTAFKNKGVQPLLDAVIDYLPSPLDIPPMIGINPDNDEKIECPCDDSLPLAALSFKLMTDPFVGHLTFLRIYSGKIVSGDTFINGASGKKERIGRLLKMHANKREEIKEAFAGDIVAAVGLKTMATGDTLAELKKPVVLESLDIPEPVIEVAIEPKTKADRDLLSQGLAKLAKEDPSFRVQGDEETGQTLIAGMGELHLEVIVDRLLREFNVNANVGAPRVSYRETITKAVESNLKYAKQSGGRGQYGHVVVTIEPNKESEYEFKDEIKGGVIPKEYIPAVDRGIHDAMKNGVIAGFPLVDIKATLTYGSYHDVDSSEQAFYIAGSMALKDAVKKAGPQLLEPIMAVEVVTPDDYLGDVMGDLSGRRGKVGSMEARANAQVVKCDVPLSEMFGYATDLRSKTQGRATFTMQFDHYEPVPASIAEELINKN, via the coding sequence GTGCCTAGAAAGGTCTCAAGAGATAAACAGCGTAATATTGGTATTATGGCCCACATTGATGCGGGAAAAACTACCACTACTGAACGCATTCTATTTTATACTGGTGTTTCTCATAAAATCGGTGAAGTTCATGATGGCGAAGCCACTATGGACTGGATGGTTCAGGAGCAGGAACGTGGCATCACTATCACCAGTGCTGCGACAACCTGCTACTGGAAAGATCACCGCATTAACATTATTGATACCCCCGGTCACGTTGACTTCACAATGGAAGTTGAACGTGCACTGCGTGTACTTGACGGTGCTGTAGCAGTATTTGATGCTGTAGCGGGCGTTGAACCTCAGTCTGAGACCGTATGGCGTCAGGCTGACAGGTATAATGTTCCCCGTATGGCTTTCATCAACAAGATGGACCGTACCGGAGCAGATTTCTTCCGTTGTGTAGAAATGCTCAAGGACCGTCTTGGAGCAAAAGCTGTTCCTCTTCAGATCCCTCTCGGTGCCGAAGATGAATACAAAGGTGCTATTGACCTCGTGACAGGTAAAGCTTTTACCTACACTGATGTTATGGGCAAGGATTACTCTGTTGAAGAAATCCCTGCTGAATATCAGGACAAGTACGAAGAAATGCGCCTTGAACTGATTGAAGCAATTGCTGAAGAAAACGAAGAACTTCTTGATAAATATCTCGGCGGTGAGGAACTGACTGTTGAAGAGATTGTCAAAGGTATTCGTACTGCTACAATCAACTTGACAATTTGCCCTGTTCTTTGCGGTACCGCATTCAAGAATAAGGGTGTTCAGCCTCTGCTTGACGCTGTAATTGACTATCTCCCTTCACCTCTCGATATTCCTCCCATGATCGGTATCAACCCCGATAATGATGAGAAGATTGAGTGTCCCTGTGATGATAGCCTTCCTCTTGCAGCACTTTCCTTCAAGCTCATGACCGACCCCTTCGTCGGCCATCTTACCTTTCTGCGCATCTACTCTGGTAAAATCGTCTCAGGCGATACTTTTATCAATGGTGCCAGCGGTAAAAAAGAGCGTATCGGTCGTCTCTTGAAGATGCACGCTAACAAGCGTGAGGAAATTAAAGAGGCTTTTGCCGGTGATATCGTTGCAGCTGTTGGTCTCAAGACTATGGCTACCGGTGACACTCTTGCTGAACTTAAAAAACCCGTTGTTCTCGAATCTCTCGATATCCCTGAACCGGTTATCGAAGTCGCAATTGAGCCTAAAACCAAGGCTGACCGTGACCTTTTGAGTCAGGGCCTTGCTAAGCTTGCTAAAGAAGACCCCAGTTTCCGCGTCCAGGGTGACGAAGAAACCGGGCAGACTCTTATCGCAGGTATGGGCGAACTTCACCTCGAAGTTATTGTTGACAGACTGCTTCGTGAATTCAACGTTAATGCAAATGTCGGTGCACCCCGTGTTTCCTATCGTGAAACAATTACCAAAGCCGTCGAATCTAACCTCAAATATGCTAAGCAGTCCGGTGGACGTGGGCAGTACGGACATGTTGTCGTCACCATTGAGCCGAACAAAGAAAGCGAATATGAGTTTAAAGATGAGATTAAGGGTGGGGTTATCCCGAAAGAATATATTCCAGCTGTTGACCGTGGTATTCATGATGCCATGAAGAACGGTGTTATCGCCGGATTTCCTCTTGTGGATATCAAGGCTACACTCACTTATGGTTCATATCACGATGTTGACTCCTCTGAGCAGGCATTTTACATCGCCGGTTCTATGGCGCTGAAAGATGCAGTAAAGAAAGCTGGTCCTCAGCTTCTTGAGCCTATCATGGCTGTTGAAGTTGTTACTCCTGATGACTACCTCGGAGACGTTATGGGTGACCTTAGCGGTCGTCGTGGTAAAGTCGGCAGCATGGAAGCTCGTGCGAACGCACAGGTTGTTAAATGTGATGTTCCTCTGAGCGAGATGTTTGGTTACGCAACCGACCTTCGTTCCAAGACTCAAGGACGTGCTACATTTACTATGCAGTTCGATCATTATGAGCCAGTTCCTGCTTCTATCGCTGAAGAGCTGATCAATAAAAATTAG
- the rpsJ gene encoding 30S ribosomal protein S10: MVSMTSDRIRIKLKAYDYRILDKAVTEIVDTARNTGAAIAGPIPLPTQIHRTTVQKSVHVDKKSREQFEMRIHKRLLDILEPTQQTVDALGKLSLPAGVDVEIKL; encoded by the coding sequence ATGGTTTCGATGACTAGTGATCGAATTAGGATCAAGCTCAAGGCTTACGATTATCGTATCCTTGATAAGGCCGTAACTGAAATTGTGGATACTGCCCGCAATACTGGTGCTGCTATCGCAGGTCCCATCCCTCTGCCCACACAGATTCATAGAACAACAGTACAGAAATCTGTACACGTTGATAAAAAATCTCGTGAGCAGTTTGAGATGAGAATCCACAAGCGTCTGCTTGACATTCTTGAACCCACCCAGCAGACCGTTGACGCACTCGGCAAGCTTAGCCTTCCAGCTGGCGTTGACGTTGAAATTAAGCTCTAG
- the rpsH gene encoding 30S ribosomal protein S8, producing MPVVDPIADMLTRIRNAHGAYHKTVSIPGSKIKTAIAGILKEEGYIVDFTNEESGINVTLKYVDGKSLISGMKKISTPGRRVFVGVKEIPSVLNGLGICILSTSKGVVDGVKAKELNVGGELLCEIW from the coding sequence ATGCCTGTTGTCGATCCAATCGCCGATATGCTGACCCGTATTCGCAATGCTCATGGTGCTTATCACAAGACCGTCAGCATTCCCGGGTCCAAAATTAAAACAGCAATTGCTGGAATTCTTAAGGAAGAAGGTTACATCGTAGACTTCACAAACGAAGAAAGCGGAATTAACGTCACCCTTAAGTATGTTGATGGCAAATCGCTTATCAGCGGTATGAAAAAAATCAGCACACCCGGCCGTCGCGTGTTTGTAGGCGTTAAAGAAATTCCCAGTGTTCTTAATGGACTCGGGATTTGCATACTTTCCACTTCTAAGGGCGTAGTAGACGGCGTTAAGGCGAAAGAACTTAACGTCGGCGGCGAGCTCTTGTGCGAAATCTGGTAG
- the rpsQ gene encoding 30S ribosomal protein S17, with product MAELNLKGNRRFLNGVVISDKADKTIVVRVETLVKHSLYKKFIRRHTKFMAHDPANECSIGDKVQIVEFRPLSKRKRWHLDKILEKAV from the coding sequence ATGGCAGAGCTTAATCTGAAAGGAAACAGGCGTTTCCTTAACGGTGTAGTCATCAGCGACAAGGCAGACAAGACAATTGTCGTCCGTGTTGAGACCCTCGTTAAGCATTCCCTGTATAAAAAATTCATTCGCCGTCATACTAAATTCATGGCACATGATCCTGCTAATGAATGCAGCATCGGCGATAAGGTACAGATTGTTGAATTCCGTCCCCTTAGCAAACGCAAAAGGTGGCATCTCGATAAAATTCTGGAAAAAGCAGTTTAG
- the rplP gene encoding 50S ribosomal protein L16 yields the protein MLSPKKVKFRKRQKGRLKGKAQRGSTIAFGDIAIKTLEHGKLSNNQIEAARVAIMRHIKRGGQVWIRVFPDVPVTAKPAEVRQGKGKGSPVGWCAPIKPGRILYEVKGVDIELAREALVRASHKLPVKTTIVVKEGL from the coding sequence ATGTTATCACCTAAGAAAGTTAAATTCCGTAAACGTCAGAAAGGTCGCCTGAAAGGTAAAGCTCAGCGCGGTTCCACTATCGCTTTCGGCGATATTGCAATCAAGACTCTGGAACACGGAAAATTGAGCAACAACCAGATTGAAGCAGCTCGTGTCGCTATCATGCGTCACATTAAGCGTGGCGGACAGGTGTGGATCAGGGTTTTCCCCGATGTACCAGTTACTGCCAAGCCTGCTGAAGTCAGACAGGGTAAAGGTAAAGGTTCCCCCGTTGGTTGGTGTGCGCCGATTAAACCCGGCCGCATTCTGTACGAAGTAAAAGGTGTAGATATTGAACTGGCCAGAGAAGCTCTGGTTCGTGCATCTCACAAACTTCCTGTGAAAACTACTATTGTAGTCAAGGAGGGATTGTAA
- the rpsC gene encoding 30S ribosomal protein S3, producing the protein MGQKVHPYGFRLGYTKNWLSRWFSKKDYPAFVLEDDSIRKYVKEKIFHAGISKIEIERAGGKIRLIIHTARPGIVIGRKGVEIEKLREDLRRKFNKEFALEVNEIRRPETDAQLVAENIAQQLERRVAFRRAMKRIVGLARKFGAEGIKVACAGRLAGAEIARTEWYRDGRVPLQTLRADIDYGVARANTTYGVIGIKVWIFKGEILDHEVDQ; encoded by the coding sequence ATGGGTCAGAAAGTACATCCATACGGGTTCAGACTTGGTTATACCAAGAACTGGCTTTCCAGGTGGTTCAGTAAAAAGGACTACCCCGCTTTCGTCTTAGAAGACGACAGCATTCGTAAATATGTAAAAGAGAAAATCTTCCATGCAGGAATCTCTAAGATCGAAATCGAACGCGCCGGTGGCAAAATTCGTTTGATCATTCACACTGCACGTCCCGGTATCGTTATCGGCCGTAAAGGTGTTGAAATTGAGAAACTCCGCGAAGATCTTCGTAGAAAATTCAATAAAGAATTCGCTCTCGAAGTTAACGAAATCCGCCGTCCGGAAACTGACGCGCAGCTCGTTGCTGAGAATATTGCTCAGCAGCTTGAGCGCCGTGTAGCTTTCCGTCGCGCTATGAAGCGTATTGTGGGCCTCGCTCGCAAATTCGGCGCTGAAGGTATTAAAGTCGCATGTGCTGGCCGTTTGGCTGGTGCTGAAATCGCACGTACCGAATGGTACCGCGATGGCCGTGTACCTCTTCAGACTCTTAGAGCCGACATCGACTATGGTGTAGCAAGAGCTAACACTACCTACGGTGTCATCGGCATCAAGGTCTGGATCTTCAAAGGTGAAATTCTTGACCACGAGGTGGATCAATAA
- the rplD gene encoding 50S ribosomal protein L4 has product MATITIYDQTNKEVGSMDLAPEVFEVPVKPEILHLVVRSQLAAKRSGTHATKTRGMKRGGGAKPWRQKGTGRARAGSTRSPLWRGGGTTFGPQPRDYSFKVNKKVRALALKMALTSKLSEEKLMVVKSIDLPEIKTKLFADVAETLGLYKALIVVKDADNKLLLSARNIPGIKLISADQLNVYDILRHRQVVMLENAAQDLQERLK; this is encoded by the coding sequence ATGGCTACCATTACTATATACGATCAAACGAATAAGGAAGTTGGGAGTATGGATCTTGCTCCGGAAGTTTTCGAAGTTCCGGTCAAGCCCGAAATCCTGCACCTCGTTGTCCGCTCTCAGCTTGCTGCTAAACGCAGCGGCACACATGCTACGAAGACTCGAGGCATGAAACGAGGCGGCGGTGCTAAGCCTTGGCGCCAGAAAGGCACAGGCCGTGCACGTGCAGGCTCCACCCGTTCACCTCTGTGGCGTGGTGGTGGAACCACTTTCGGTCCCCAGCCCCGTGACTATTCCTTCAAGGTAAACAAAAAGGTCCGTGCACTTGCTCTTAAAATGGCGCTTACTTCCAAACTCAGTGAAGAGAAGCTGATGGTTGTAAAAAGCATAGACCTTCCCGAGATCAAAACTAAGCTTTTCGCTGACGTTGCAGAAACTCTCGGACTCTATAAAGCCTTGATTGTTGTCAAGGACGCTGATAATAAACTCCTCCTTTCTGCGAGGAATATCCCTGGCATCAAGCTTATTTCTGCCGACCAGTTGAATGTTTATGACATTCTGCGCCATCGTCAGGTTGTTATGCTTGAGAATGCAGCACAGGATCTGCAGGAGAGGTTAAAATAG